The proteins below are encoded in one region of Shewanella algae:
- a CDS encoding alkene reductase, whose product MSLFVPYSLKGLYLSNRVVMAPMTRSRTSQPGNIPNAMMAEYYRQRASAGLIITEATQISDDSQGYSFTPGIYTQEQLQGWRLVTRAVHDAGGRIFNQLWHVGRVSHPVFQKGEAPIAPSAIAPTATQVWVSNGSDGGQMVDCPEPRAMTQADIDRVVNDFANAAVNAVEAGFDGIEVHGGNGYLIDQFLRTNSNKRNDAYGGTKANRVRFLLQVVDAIAERIGPERVGIRLAPYVTFKDMACPEIVDTILLAAAELNKRGVAYLHLSEADWDDAPEIPESFRRSLRHAFPGCIIVAGRYDLERAETVLEQGYADLVAFGRPFISNPDLPKRLQLGKPLAPLGTGPLFGGGAEGYTDYPALQPLEVGQ is encoded by the coding sequence ATGTCACTGTTCGTTCCATATTCCCTCAAGGGATTGTATCTGTCCAATCGGGTGGTCATGGCCCCCATGACGCGTTCGCGCACCAGTCAACCGGGCAATATTCCCAATGCCATGATGGCGGAATACTACCGTCAGCGCGCCTCGGCAGGGCTTATCATCACAGAAGCCACCCAGATTTCCGACGACAGCCAGGGCTATTCCTTTACACCCGGGATCTACACCCAAGAGCAGCTGCAGGGGTGGCGTTTGGTTACCCGCGCCGTGCATGACGCCGGGGGACGAATCTTCAATCAGCTTTGGCATGTTGGCAGGGTGTCTCACCCCGTGTTCCAGAAGGGAGAAGCGCCGATAGCCCCTTCGGCCATAGCACCGACGGCGACTCAGGTGTGGGTTTCAAACGGCAGTGATGGCGGCCAGATGGTGGATTGTCCGGAACCCAGAGCCATGACCCAGGCTGATATTGACCGGGTTGTGAATGATTTTGCCAATGCCGCAGTCAATGCCGTTGAAGCGGGTTTTGATGGCATTGAGGTACATGGTGGCAACGGTTATCTGATCGATCAGTTTCTGCGGACCAACTCCAATAAGCGTAACGATGCTTACGGCGGCACTAAGGCCAACAGAGTGCGTTTCCTGCTGCAGGTGGTAGATGCCATCGCCGAACGCATAGGCCCGGAGCGGGTGGGGATTCGCCTGGCGCCCTATGTCACCTTTAAGGATATGGCTTGCCCGGAAATCGTCGACACCATACTCCTGGCGGCGGCCGAGCTTAACAAGCGAGGAGTCGCTTATCTGCACTTGTCTGAAGCCGATTGGGACGATGCGCCTGAGATTCCCGAAAGCTTTCGTCGCAGCCTGCGTCATGCCTTTCCAGGCTGCATCATAGTGGCCGGTCGCTACGATCTTGAGCGCGCCGAGACAGTATTGGAGCAAGGCTATGCCGATCTGGTGGCCTTTGGTCGCCCCTTTATCTCCAACCCGGATCTGCCCAAACGTTTACAGCTCGGTAAGCCGCTGGCGCCGCTCGGCACTGGCCCACTGTTTGGAGGCGGCGCCGAGGGATACACAGATTATCCGGCGTTGCAGCCTCTTGAGGTGGGTCAATGA
- a CDS encoding 4Fe-4S dicluster domain-containing protein, with protein MTKRYVMVHDENKCIGCQACNVACRSENGVPESVTRLQVRVEGPFGDAPHLHFKYHRVSCQQCEDAPCVKVCPTGAAYVGEDGIVSIKAEKCVGCMYCVAACPYKVRFMNPETKVADKCNFCKDTRLARGEQPACVTVCPTDALVFGDANEAGSEVATLLNTRVTYQDKTHLGTKPRIYRIPVKRGGIQS; from the coding sequence ATGACTAAAAGATATGTGATGGTGCACGACGAGAATAAGTGCATCGGCTGTCAGGCCTGTAACGTCGCCTGCCGCAGCGAAAACGGTGTACCTGAGAGCGTAACTCGCCTGCAGGTACGGGTAGAAGGTCCATTCGGGGATGCGCCGCATCTGCACTTCAAGTATCACAGGGTGTCCTGTCAGCAGTGTGAAGATGCCCCTTGCGTCAAGGTCTGCCCTACCGGAGCGGCCTATGTGGGTGAGGATGGCATAGTCTCCATCAAGGCGGAAAAGTGTGTCGGTTGTATGTACTGTGTGGCAGCTTGCCCCTACAAAGTGCGCTTTATGAACCCGGAAACCAAGGTGGCCGACAAGTGCAACTTCTGTAAGGACACCCGACTGGCGCGCGGCGAACAACCCGCTTGTGTGACAGTATGTCCCACAGACGCCCTGGTGTTCGGTGATGCCAACGAGGCCGGCAGCGAGGTGGCGACTCTGCTCAACACCCGCGTGACTTATCAGGACAAGACCCATCTGGGAACCAAACCCAGAATCTACCGTATTCCTGTCAAGAGAGGGGGGATCCAATCATGA
- a CDS encoding putative sulfate/molybdate transporter, producing the protein MTTNGKTFSSLNRSLGELSGAFADLGTFLPLVLGLIALNQFSPQGIFLGFGLFALATALFYRRPIPVQPMKVIAALVIAQGLTPGMMQASAMLMGVILLVLAASGAISWLSRQISQAVSVGIQLAIGLQLLWMGFKMMADEPVLGFGAFALIFFARFIPLRYLAMPLVIALGMLWQYQQGGSDSSFVFNNTPWHLSWPELNDWGAAATLLVLPQLALTLTNAVIATSVMAKEKFPEDSKRFSPKAFATSSGLANLLLSPFGASAMCHGAGGLAVQYHFGARRLWAPLIFGGSCLLIALSWGENVAWLLSLIPLAILGSLLSTAGLQLAWSKRLLDGKPFCIFVILATAVVSLAVNAAAGLAVGVVLEFGRRQWQTLSALR; encoded by the coding sequence ATGACAACAAACGGCAAGACTTTTTCCTCATTAAACCGCTCCCTGGGTGAGCTCAGCGGCGCCTTTGCCGATCTGGGAACCTTTCTCCCTCTGGTGCTTGGGCTGATCGCCCTGAATCAGTTTTCTCCCCAAGGCATTTTTCTCGGTTTCGGTCTCTTTGCCCTGGCCACCGCCCTGTTTTATCGCCGCCCCATTCCCGTGCAACCCATGAAGGTGATTGCCGCCCTGGTCATCGCCCAGGGGCTGACACCCGGCATGATGCAAGCCAGCGCCATGCTGATGGGAGTAATACTGCTGGTACTGGCGGCCTCCGGCGCCATCAGTTGGCTGTCGCGGCAAATATCCCAGGCTGTCAGTGTCGGTATCCAACTGGCCATAGGGCTGCAGCTGTTGTGGATGGGTTTCAAGATGATGGCCGACGAGCCTGTGCTGGGATTCGGCGCCTTCGCACTGATTTTCTTTGCCCGCTTTATCCCGCTGCGCTATCTGGCCATGCCCTTGGTGATCGCCCTCGGCATGCTGTGGCAATACCAGCAAGGCGGCAGCGACAGCAGCTTTGTGTTCAACAACACGCCTTGGCACTTGAGCTGGCCCGAGTTAAATGACTGGGGCGCCGCGGCGACCCTGTTGGTGCTGCCGCAACTGGCGTTGACTTTGACCAATGCCGTTATCGCCACCTCAGTAATGGCCAAAGAGAAGTTCCCCGAAGACAGCAAGCGTTTCAGCCCCAAGGCCTTTGCCACCAGCTCTGGCCTGGCCAATCTGTTGCTGAGCCCCTTCGGTGCTTCGGCCATGTGCCACGGTGCCGGTGGGTTGGCGGTGCAATACCATTTCGGTGCCCGCCGCCTGTGGGCGCCGCTGATCTTCGGCGGCAGTTGCCTGCTAATAGCCCTCTCCTGGGGGGAAAACGTGGCCTGGCTGCTGAGCCTTATTCCGCTGGCTATTCTCGGTAGTCTGCTGTCCACCGCCGGCTTGCAGTTGGCCTGGTCCAAACGCCTCTTGGACGGTAAGCCTTTCTGTATCTTTGTTATCCTGGCGACCGCTGTGGTGAGCCTGGCCGTCAATGCCGCCGCCGGTCTGGCTGTAGGTGTGGTGCTGGAATTCGGCCGCCGTCAGTGGCAAACCCTAAGCGCACTGCGCTGA
- a CDS encoding tetrathionate reductase family octaheme c-type cytochrome: MKTFYLPFIATALWLGLLSPAQAGGPHKEVLKGPFNTGSEVTQACLECHEKDADDFMLSSHWTWELGQELPGRTVKRGKKNSINNFCVSIAGNEPRCTGCHAGYGWKDNSFDFKDKTKVDCLVCHDTTGTYVKDPVAAGEVFKTVDLLRVAQNVGKPVRDNCGSCHFYGGGGDAVKHGDLDSSMAYPDKATDVHMDSDGNDFQCQDCHTTQKHMISGNAMGVSPGGEDHIGCDNCHDGAPHGNKQLNKHAATVACQTCHIPFFARHEPTKLHWDWSTAGEDREESLDQYGRHSYAKKKGSFVWGKMVKPSYAWYNGRADAYMAGDKMDPEQVTRLTFPLGDIQDPKAKIYPFKVHTGKQVYDKVNKVLLNPKTYGKGGFWSEFDWDKAIRLGMAASEPMQAKGISYSGQYGFAQTEMWWRINHMVSPKSEALKCADCHNGGDRLDWQALGYEGDPMKHKGGVRHAR, encoded by the coding sequence ATGAAAACATTTTATCTGCCATTTATAGCCACGGCACTCTGGCTCGGCCTCCTGAGCCCAGCCCAGGCCGGCGGCCCCCACAAAGAGGTGCTCAAGGGCCCCTTCAACACAGGCTCGGAAGTGACCCAGGCCTGTCTTGAGTGCCATGAAAAGGACGCCGATGACTTTATGCTGTCATCCCACTGGACCTGGGAGCTGGGGCAGGAACTGCCCGGACGCACAGTCAAACGGGGCAAGAAAAACTCCATCAACAACTTCTGTGTTTCCATCGCCGGTAACGAACCACGCTGTACCGGCTGCCATGCCGGTTACGGCTGGAAAGACAACAGCTTCGACTTCAAGGACAAGACCAAGGTGGACTGCCTGGTGTGCCATGACACCACGGGCACCTATGTTAAAGATCCCGTCGCGGCCGGAGAGGTATTCAAGACGGTGGATCTGCTGCGGGTCGCCCAGAATGTCGGCAAGCCGGTGCGGGATAACTGCGGCAGCTGCCACTTCTATGGTGGCGGCGGAGATGCGGTCAAGCATGGCGACCTCGACTCTTCCATGGCCTACCCGGACAAGGCCACGGATGTGCATATGGACAGCGATGGCAACGACTTCCAGTGTCAGGACTGCCACACCACCCAGAAGCATATGATCAGCGGTAACGCCATGGGTGTGTCCCCAGGTGGTGAAGATCATATCGGCTGTGACAATTGCCACGACGGTGCACCACATGGCAACAAACAGTTGAACAAGCACGCAGCCACTGTGGCCTGTCAGACCTGCCACATTCCCTTCTTTGCCCGCCATGAACCCACCAAGCTGCACTGGGACTGGTCAACTGCCGGTGAAGACAGGGAAGAGAGCCTGGATCAATATGGTCGTCACAGCTACGCCAAGAAAAAGGGCAGCTTCGTTTGGGGCAAGATGGTCAAGCCCAGCTACGCCTGGTACAACGGCCGTGCCGATGCCTATATGGCCGGTGACAAGATGGATCCCGAGCAGGTCACCCGTCTGACCTTCCCCCTGGGTGACATTCAGGATCCCAAGGCGAAGATCTACCCCTTCAAGGTGCACACAGGCAAGCAGGTGTACGACAAGGTCAACAAGGTGCTGCTCAATCCCAAGACCTATGGCAAGGGCGGTTTCTGGTCTGAGTTTGACTGGGATAAGGCGATTCGCTTAGGGATGGCCGCCAGTGAGCCCATGCAGGCCAAGGGCATCAGCTACAGCGGCCAGTACGGCTTTGCCCAAACCGAAATGTGGTGGCGTATCAACCACATGGTCTCGCCCAAGAGTGAAGCGCTCAAGTGCGCTGACTGCCACAACGGCGGTGACCGCCTCGACTGGCAGGCGCTGGGCTATGAGGGCGACCCCATGAAGCACAAAGGCGGCGTCCGCCACGCCCGCTGA
- a CDS encoding c-type cytochrome — MMNTSSKLGLLLLACALATGATAADGGNPKKGKHLYKKVCKECHSKAGIGGELTPMSKTMSQWDRFFARDKHKAKPEAFQPLTEQELKDIQQFLYDHAADSDQPQTCG, encoded by the coding sequence ATGATGAACACCAGCAGCAAACTCGGCCTTCTGCTTTTAGCCTGTGCATTGGCCACAGGCGCCACCGCAGCCGACGGCGGCAACCCCAAGAAAGGCAAACACCTGTACAAGAAAGTCTGTAAAGAGTGTCACAGCAAAGCAGGCATAGGCGGCGAACTGACTCCCATGAGCAAGACCATGAGCCAATGGGACAGATTCTTCGCCAGAGACAAACACAAAGCCAAACCCGAGGCGTTTCAGCCTTTAACTGAGCAGGAACTCAAGGATATTCAACAGTTCCTGTACGACCATGCCGCCGACTCGGATCAACCCCAGACCTGCGGTTGA
- a CDS encoding polysaccharide deacetylase family protein has translation MHSRRQFLMAGGALAAGLGLSQTAVAAGGMSTPMLLPGAAAADGKNNPAGKRHFWPNGERLVISISMQFEAGAQGANAEGPFPPMEPGYVDTITPTWYAYGMNEGIPRLLRLWDKHGIKVTSHMVGRAAELAPELARAVAEHGHEISGHGQSWTPQYSMSEAEERGSYEQSIATLERITGQRPLGFNAFWMRHTPKTLEILQQLGFIYHIDDLGRDEPSLIPVKGKPFAVVPYSLRNNDIGRFGGNTAMTAAAFLQELKDEFDCLYLEGADRRRMMSISVHDRIGGAPGIVSALNSFLEYAKSHADVGFMRKDEIARWALSQNDVPLNPPRRFPAG, from the coding sequence ATGCATTCACGCAGACAATTTTTAATGGCCGGTGGCGCTCTGGCTGCCGGTTTGGGTCTAAGTCAAACCGCCGTGGCCGCTGGTGGTATGAGCACGCCCATGTTGCTTCCAGGGGCAGCGGCCGCTGATGGCAAAAATAACCCAGCAGGCAAGCGCCATTTCTGGCCCAATGGTGAGCGCCTGGTTATCTCCATCTCAATGCAGTTTGAAGCGGGAGCCCAAGGGGCAAATGCCGAAGGGCCGTTTCCCCCCATGGAGCCGGGTTATGTTGATACCATCACGCCGACTTGGTACGCCTACGGCATGAATGAGGGGATCCCCCGGCTTTTGCGACTGTGGGACAAACACGGTATCAAGGTGACGTCGCACATGGTGGGGCGGGCTGCTGAACTGGCTCCTGAGCTTGCCAGAGCCGTGGCCGAGCATGGTCATGAGATCTCCGGCCATGGTCAGAGTTGGACGCCGCAGTACAGCATGAGTGAAGCCGAAGAGCGCGGCTCCTATGAGCAGAGTATTGCCACTCTGGAGCGGATCACCGGCCAGCGGCCGTTGGGGTTCAACGCCTTTTGGATGCGGCATACCCCCAAGACGCTGGAGATACTGCAGCAGCTCGGTTTTATCTATCACATAGATGATCTGGGCCGCGACGAGCCGTCGCTGATCCCTGTCAAAGGAAAGCCGTTTGCCGTGGTGCCCTATAGCCTGCGCAACAACGATATAGGCCGCTTCGGCGGCAATACAGCCATGACAGCCGCGGCCTTCCTGCAGGAACTCAAGGATGAATTTGACTGCCTTTATCTCGAAGGGGCAGACCGCAGACGCATGATGTCCATCAGTGTTCACGACAGGATAGGCGGTGCCCCCGGAATCGTCAGCGCACTCAATTCCTTCCTCGAGTATGCCAAGTCTCATGCAGATGTCGGTTTTATGCGTAAGGATGAGATTGCCAGGTGGGCCTTGAGCCAAAACGATGTGCCGCTTAATCCGCCGCGACGCTTCCCGGCAGGCTAG
- the phsA gene encoding thiosulfate reductase PhsA: MIELDRRTFLKGAGAGGATCALAGVLPGSLAALGRSPLTGSATEIASMCEMCSTRCPISARIVDGKNVFISGNKEAKSFGGKVCARGGAGHSLLYDPQRIVKPLKRVGERGEGKWAEISWQEAYQTIASKLNQIKAEHGPEAVAFSSKSGSLSGHLFYLGQAYGSPNSFTHNTTCPGGYVVAAKAMFGTKVKRDLSNSKYIINFGHNLYEGINMSETRGLMKAQADKGAKLVVFEPRFSVVADKADEWYAIRPGSDVAVALALCHVLIADNLYDKAFIERYVEGFEAFAAEVKAYTPDWAEKISDVPAADIRRIAHEYAAAAPHAVVDFGHRSTFTPEEFDMRRALYAANVLIGNLERKGGLYMGKKAGSYNKFAGEAVAPELGKPGVKLPKPQAKRIDQMDEQFAMAWSGGGIYQSIIDATLEAKPYQLRAWVMSRTNPMQTMTDRAKVVESLKKMEFVVSCDVYISETAAWADIILPECTYLERDEEVADKSGKNPAYYLRQQVVDVIGDAKPSWQIFRELGIEMGLEQYYPWENMETLQFLQVNKDAKLLQHIKDKGFVSYGKPLMLREPKMVADFVAAYPNARAMDEDGTYGSALKFKTPSGKIELTSAKVEGMAPGRGTIAYREVTLKQPDELYFIQGKVAVHTNGATHNVPMLANLMSDNAVWIHPDTAAKHGIENGDAIRLTSSVGSEEGHALVTKGIRPDTVFAYMGFGSKNKELARATGKGVHCGNLLPNVTAPVCGMNVHTTGVKLEKA; the protein is encoded by the coding sequence ATGATAGAGCTTGATAGGCGCACCTTTCTGAAAGGGGCTGGAGCCGGAGGGGCAACCTGTGCCCTGGCCGGGGTTCTGCCCGGTTCGCTGGCGGCTTTGGGGCGTAGCCCACTGACCGGCAGTGCCACTGAAATTGCCAGTATGTGTGAGATGTGTTCAACCCGTTGCCCGATTTCGGCACGGATTGTTGATGGCAAAAACGTCTTTATCAGCGGTAACAAAGAAGCCAAATCATTCGGCGGCAAGGTCTGTGCCCGTGGTGGCGCCGGTCATAGTCTGCTGTACGATCCACAAAGGATTGTCAAACCACTCAAGCGCGTCGGTGAGCGCGGTGAAGGCAAGTGGGCCGAAATCAGCTGGCAGGAAGCCTATCAAACCATCGCCAGCAAGCTGAATCAAATCAAGGCCGAGCATGGCCCTGAAGCCGTGGCGTTTTCCTCCAAGTCAGGCTCGCTGTCCGGACACCTGTTCTATTTGGGGCAGGCTTACGGCAGCCCCAACTCCTTTACCCACAACACCACTTGCCCGGGCGGTTATGTGGTCGCCGCCAAGGCGATGTTCGGTACCAAGGTGAAGCGGGATCTCTCCAACTCCAAGTACATCATCAACTTCGGTCATAACCTCTATGAGGGGATCAATATGTCCGAGACCCGAGGTCTGATGAAGGCCCAGGCCGACAAAGGCGCCAAGTTGGTGGTGTTTGAACCCAGGTTCTCTGTGGTGGCCGATAAGGCCGATGAGTGGTATGCCATTCGTCCAGGCTCGGATGTGGCCGTGGCCCTGGCGCTGTGCCATGTGCTGATTGCCGACAACCTTTATGACAAGGCCTTTATCGAGCGCTATGTTGAAGGTTTTGAGGCCTTTGCCGCCGAGGTTAAAGCCTACACCCCTGATTGGGCTGAGAAAATTTCCGACGTACCCGCCGCAGATATCCGCCGTATTGCTCATGAGTATGCCGCCGCTGCGCCCCATGCCGTGGTCGACTTTGGCCACAGATCTACCTTCACTCCGGAAGAGTTCGATATGCGCCGGGCGCTGTACGCCGCCAACGTGCTGATCGGCAACCTGGAGCGTAAGGGTGGCCTCTACATGGGTAAGAAGGCCGGCAGCTACAACAAGTTTGCCGGTGAGGCTGTGGCCCCTGAGCTGGGTAAGCCGGGCGTCAAACTGCCCAAACCGCAAGCCAAACGCATCGACCAGATGGATGAGCAGTTTGCCATGGCCTGGTCCGGCGGTGGTATCTATCAATCAATCATAGATGCGACTCTGGAAGCCAAGCCTTACCAACTGCGAGCCTGGGTCATGAGCCGCACCAACCCCATGCAGACCATGACCGACCGCGCCAAGGTGGTTGAGAGCCTGAAGAAGATGGAGTTTGTGGTTTCCTGTGATGTTTATATCAGTGAAACCGCTGCATGGGCCGACATCATACTGCCCGAATGCACTTACCTGGAGCGGGATGAAGAGGTGGCCGACAAGTCCGGCAAGAACCCGGCCTACTACCTGCGTCAGCAAGTGGTGGATGTGATTGGCGATGCCAAGCCTTCCTGGCAAATTTTCCGTGAACTGGGCATAGAGATGGGCCTGGAGCAGTACTATCCCTGGGAAAACATGGAAACCCTGCAATTCCTGCAGGTGAATAAAGACGCCAAGTTGCTGCAGCACATCAAGGACAAGGGCTTTGTCAGCTACGGCAAGCCGCTGATGCTGCGCGAACCCAAGATGGTGGCCGATTTTGTCGCCGCCTACCCCAACGCCAGAGCCATGGATGAAGACGGTACCTACGGCAGCGCGCTCAAGTTCAAGACCCCCAGCGGCAAGATTGAACTGACCTCCGCCAAGGTGGAAGGCATGGCGCCTGGACGCGGCACTATCGCCTATCGTGAAGTGACCCTGAAACAGCCGGACGAGCTCTACTTTATTCAGGGCAAGGTGGCGGTGCATACCAATGGCGCGACCCACAATGTGCCTATGCTGGCCAACCTGATGTCCGACAACGCCGTCTGGATCCACCCGGACACCGCCGCCAAGCATGGCATTGAGAATGGGGATGCCATTCGCCTCACTTCCAGTGTCGGCAGTGAAGAGGGCCATGCGCTGGTGACCAAGGGCATACGTCCCGACACTGTTTTCGCCTACATGGGCTTTGGCTCCAAGAACAAGGAGCTGGCACGGGCGACCGGCAAGGGCGTGCACTGCGGCAACCTGCTGCCCAACGTGACTGCACCTGTGTGCGGTATGAACGTACACACCACAGGTGTGAAGTTGGAAAAGGCATAA
- a CDS encoding ester cyclase: protein MKRESPALNASRALSRAAIWPALLCSALALSAASVVARPAALATNLPVPKVLVTDGSQAEAEIVQAARLYAAFWNSGDPAFARAALSEHFVDRTLPSGRSQGLGGVLQASEGFRQAVPDLSAEIEHLLVADDYVTVRLRFRGHFSGQFGEQQGQGQAINFQAVDLYRVKQGRITDNWHLEDYQSLFSQMNLKP, encoded by the coding sequence ATGAAGCGGGAAAGCCCGGCGCTCAATGCGTCTCGGGCCTTGAGCCGCGCCGCTATTTGGCCGGCCTTGCTCTGTAGCGCTTTGGCCTTAAGTGCTGCATCAGTAGTGGCCAGACCGGCTGCTTTGGCAACAAACCTGCCTGTGCCCAAGGTTCTGGTGACAGATGGCAGTCAGGCTGAGGCCGAGATTGTTCAGGCGGCCCGTCTTTACGCCGCATTTTGGAACAGTGGCGATCCGGCCTTTGCCCGTGCAGCCCTGAGTGAACACTTTGTCGATCGTACGCTGCCAAGCGGGCGATCCCAGGGACTCGGCGGGGTATTACAGGCATCAGAGGGCTTCAGACAGGCGGTGCCGGATCTCAGTGCTGAGATTGAGCATCTCCTGGTGGCCGATGACTATGTCACTGTGCGTCTGAGGTTTCGTGGTCATTTCAGTGGCCAATTTGGCGAACAGCAGGGTCAGGGGCAGGCGATAAATTTTCAGGCGGTGGATCTCTACCGGGTTAAGCAAGGCCGTATTACAGACAACTGGCATCTGGAAGACTATCAGAGTCTTTTCTCCCAGATGAATCTCAAGCCTTAA
- a CDS encoding DUF3373 domain-containing protein has protein sequence MRTLIALAVAQALGLALLGSPQLQAGELDDSTKIRELKQQLQEITEELDILNSRVDKTERHTALDRLEISGDFRTRAHSLHYGNVTWHPAIKMDFNDFGAKAMAGELGNPMDPTSPLGKMMAANPELANAFAQGQLQGVMPYVLAPYSSGDIDNDIFYTTRLRLDIKAKVWDNVSFAGRLTMFKDWGDSTGVQVFDSWRSFTMDGTNSGNPSGDWLRVERAYFDWKNIGGSEFYLSVGRRPSTYGPPSHYRENEKRGGTPSGHLVNFNFDGATLGYKLGELTGIEGQVVRFCYGQGFESQWGNGELYGDTVSKDTHLGGFNIDVINDGNHFLQLTLFAARDINDGFKGTMAFPNELAGIFAPTLYSDLQKFDNFNFVTRVQPSGVIGDMYLGGLGYAYESDDDLKLFASFGWTRGESNGNAGMFGGMLTDAVFQAELNSSGDELLMVPSSAESDASHDGYGIYIGMQIPAPYGKFGLEYNYGSKYWTPFTQAQDDPVGSKLATRGHVAEAYYIFDINPRMFIKLAGLYYDYEYTGSGTPVGAPVKVDDVLDGSAYSLLPVVDTALDINASLTVNF, from the coding sequence ATGCGTACTCTTATCGCACTGGCGGTGGCCCAGGCTCTGGGTTTGGCTCTGCTCGGCAGCCCCCAGCTCCAGGCCGGGGAACTGGATGACAGCACCAAGATCCGCGAGCTTAAACAGCAACTGCAGGAGATCACCGAAGAGCTGGATATACTCAACAGCCGGGTGGACAAGACAGAGCGGCACACGGCGCTCGATCGGCTGGAGATCAGCGGCGACTTTCGTACCCGAGCCCACTCGCTGCACTATGGCAATGTCACCTGGCATCCGGCGATCAAGATGGACTTCAACGACTTCGGCGCCAAAGCCATGGCCGGCGAACTGGGCAACCCCATGGATCCCACCTCGCCCCTTGGCAAGATGATGGCCGCCAACCCTGAGCTGGCCAACGCCTTTGCCCAGGGACAACTGCAGGGCGTTATGCCCTATGTGCTGGCGCCTTATAGCAGTGGCGACATAGACAATGACATCTTCTACACCACCCGGCTGCGGCTCGATATCAAGGCCAAGGTATGGGACAACGTCAGCTTTGCCGGACGCCTGACCATGTTCAAGGACTGGGGCGATTCCACCGGTGTGCAGGTGTTTGATTCCTGGCGCTCTTTCACCATGGACGGCACCAACTCAGGCAACCCCAGCGGCGACTGGCTGCGGGTCGAGCGCGCCTACTTTGACTGGAAAAACATCGGCGGCAGCGAGTTTTATCTGTCTGTCGGCCGTCGTCCCTCCACCTATGGCCCGCCGAGCCACTACCGGGAAAATGAAAAACGTGGCGGCACCCCTTCCGGGCACCTGGTCAACTTCAACTTTGACGGCGCCACTCTGGGCTACAAGCTTGGAGAGCTCACCGGGATAGAAGGCCAAGTGGTGCGTTTCTGTTACGGTCAAGGCTTTGAGTCCCAATGGGGCAATGGCGAGCTTTATGGCGATACCGTCAGCAAGGACACCCATCTGGGCGGTTTCAACATTGATGTGATCAACGACGGTAACCACTTCCTGCAACTGACCCTGTTTGCCGCGCGGGACATCAACGACGGCTTCAAGGGCACCATGGCCTTCCCCAACGAGTTGGCCGGGATTTTCGCCCCCACCCTCTACAGCGATCTGCAGAAATTCGACAACTTCAACTTTGTTACCCGGGTGCAACCCAGCGGGGTCATAGGCGACATGTACCTGGGCGGCCTGGGCTATGCCTATGAGTCCGATGACGATCTCAAGCTGTTTGCCTCCTTCGGCTGGACCCGCGGCGAGAGCAACGGCAACGCCGGCATGTTCGGCGGCATGTTGACCGACGCCGTGTTCCAGGCAGAGCTCAACAGCAGTGGCGATGAACTGCTGATGGTGCCATCCAGCGCCGAGTCCGATGCCTCCCACGATGGTTACGGCATCTATATCGGCATGCAGATCCCGGCGCCTTACGGCAAGTTCGGTCTGGAATACAACTATGGCTCCAAGTACTGGACGCCCTTCACCCAGGCCCAGGACGACCCGGTCGGCAGCAAGCTGGCCACCCGCGGCCATGTGGCCGAGGCCTACTACATCTTCGACATCAACCCCAGGATGTTTATCAAGCTGGCGGGGCTCTACTACGACTATGAATACACAGGTTCCGGCACGCCCGTGGGTGCACCTGTGAAGGTGGATGATGTGCTGGACGGCAGCGCCTATTCGCTATTGCCCGTGGTGGATACGGCGCTGGATATCAACGCCTCACTGACAGTGAATTTCTAG